The genomic interval CCGGAGCAGTTGTTATTTGGCTTTTGTCCCACTCCTGGCTTttcccagggacacacagaggctTTTTCCTCACAGGTGCCAGTTCTGTGAGGTGCCATGGGTGGGGATCAATGAGGTTCTCATTTcccaagctgtgctgcagccaccccTCACCTCCCCAGcacttctgtgctgctctgtgccctccaaAACGCAGTAAATTCAGTTAACAAGAAAAGGACTCATCTTCCTGCTGCCTCATCCTTCTCTGAGGCTCCCAGAGTGAAGTGATCCAGGACACTCAGCTTTCACAGAAAGAATAGTGTTACTGGTGCttgctcaaaaaaaaacccaaaaaaacaacaacaaaacagttTAAACTCAAAATCTCTACTTAGTAAACATTTCACAATTCATATTGGATTTTACACCTTTTTTGACTTctgattcattattttttaattattaaggATGAGAATATTGCCTGTTCACAGCACCTTTCCCTTTTAAAAGCTGTGAAGCATCTGAAATTCAGATTGTAAACTCCTCTGGCAGGAAAGCACCCTCTTGCAGGGATGTGTGCTGTGTAGAGCTGCTATTCAGGAAAAACTGTTAATCTCTCAATTCTGCCTTCACAATTGCATTCTActgctgggaggaaagcagTAAAAAATCCTATCCTTGTATTTTAGCATGAAGAACAGGCACTCTCCACTTccacagaatttaaaatcaaaggaaaaagcTCTATTTATACTGACCTGGTAAAAAAAAGGTCCAGGAAAGAATTTTCCTGGCTCCTTTTCCAATGGTGTGTGCACTCCCATTGCATAAAGTCCAGGACAGAGCAAAGGGTTTATAGCCAATAAATCCTGCATTCATGCACAGTCTGTGTGACATGGACACATCTGGGCACGTGCTGGATAATTTATTTGTCCCTTTTCACTTTGGTGCCTGTGATTCCCTCTACCTGGCATAAAAAACTGCCTAGATGGGACTTTTTTGGTCAAAATTAAAGAGCTAGATATTTTCTATATCTAATGTTCATAATTCTAAAGAGCTCCTAAATATTAGGAAAACAACTGACTGACCATAAGAATGAATCAGACTTCTAGAGAGTCATCTGtggaaaagaaatcattaaaatcAAGCTGGAGAGGCAGCATTTCCATGGGCACAGGCAGGTAAAGGCCTGTGCAGAAATGAGATAACCATGTCCTTGTGGCCTGGCTGAATTTAGGAGGCAGTGCCAAAACCTCTGCAGGTGAGAGGTGCTTGCTTAGAAGATATTCATTGAGATATTTTCCTGCATGTTTAGATTTGATTTCTCTATCTGAAACTCAGGGAGATTGCAAATTGAAGCACTGCCCAGTAAAGACCAGAGCAAACAGTCCCTGGCAGCCTTTCCTTGGCAAACACAAGGGCGTGGTGATGGAAAGCAACGCCAGAATGAGGGATGAGAAATGAGTTGCCTCATTCTTCAGCTGCACAGGATGTCCAGGCTactccaaaatcccaccccatccaCAAGGACAGAGTGGCAAAAAAGACTTGATCACTTTTCAGAGTGGAACTGAGACACAGAAAGCTCTAGAGAGGACATGAGCTGAACAACCCCATGGAAACTTAAGATCTGCAGATTGGCCGCAATCAGGTTAAGAACTGCCTTCATTCAGCACCTGCCATGGAATCACTACCCCAGGCAGGTAAATCCAGAGAGATTGCAGGGCACCAGAGTGCTGGcaccaccctgccctgctccctgagcaCAAACACATTGATTTCACACATGTACAGACACGTTTGCCCAGCCATTGCTCCAATCCCTCTCTTTCCAATCTATTTCTTCGGAGCGCCGTGCCCCTGCGTGCCCAGGGCAAAGTCCACGGCCTGGTGCACGCTGTGGAAGAGCAGCTGGTCCTCCCCCTGCTGGAAGAACTCCCCTCggagcagggagctcctgaCAGAAGGGCTGCACTGCGCCAGCAGCACGTGGACGTCGATGTCCCTGTAGTCCTTGCAGACCTCCTTGAGCGTGCGGATGCCGGCCGTGTCCAGGAACTGCACGGCACAGCAGTCGATCACGATGGTGTGAAACCCCACCGGCTCCGACCCCAAATCCACggggaggctgctctgcttgtccccagacccctcctccttctgcttgagctttcttttctctgctttcttcctGGCTGCCTTCACCCAGGCGGGGTTGACCCCGGTTTGCTTGTAGAGGGTGGATTTGAAGCACTCCTTGTTGATGTAGTAGATGGGGGCCTCGAAGCGGAACACCACCACGCCAGGCTTGGTCTGCAGGTTCTTGTAGGCAGACAGGGACTCGTAGGTCTCCGACTCggccacccagcccagcagcggCGCCTCGGGGCGCTGGGTGCGGAAGATGACGCAGAGCATGGAGAAGCAAACCCCCACCAGGAGCCCGATCTCGGTGCTGACCAGCGCCGTGGCCGCCATGGTGACCGCCCAGATCACCGTGTCCACCCTGCTCAGGCGCCACATCTTGGGCAGGTCCCTGAACTTGCGCAGGGCTCCGCGGAGGTTGACGATGGTGATGACGGCGAGGACGCATTTCTGCAGGGAGTAGAACAAAGGGGCGATGACGAGGAGGACCAGGAGGATCACCAGGCTGGTCACCATGCCGGACACCTGCGTCCTGCAGCCCGTGGACTCCTTGACCAGGGTCTTGGCGAGAGCCGCGCTGGTTGTGAAGCAGTGGAAGAAGGAGGGGATGATGTTGCAGAAGCCAATGGCGTACATCTCCTGGTTGGCCCTCACGGAGTAGCCGTGCTTCTTGGCAAACATCTCCGACAGGGACACGGTGATGGCAAAGCCAATGATGGCAATGGGGATGGCATCCAGCGCCACGCTGGGAATCAGGGTCCACACTGGAGGGCGAGGGGGCAGAAACCCTGTGGGGATGTGCCCTGAAATGCTGGAGCCATAATTCTCCTTCAGCTTCCCAAAGTGAGAGGCCAGAGTGGCAGCCACGACCACAAAGAGCTCCACCGGAACCGGAGCCTTGAGCTTGGATTTGAAGCGCTCGTTCAGCTCCTTGGCTGGGACGAGCACCAGGAAGCACAAGAAGCTGGTGATGAGGTCGCAGATGTTGGTGGCGTGGATGTTCCTGAAGATGTTTATCCAGGTGGTGATGAGGGAGCCCACGCCCCCGCTGCGAGGGATGTCCAGGCCCAGCAGGTACTTGACTTGTGAGGTCAGGACGGTGATGGAGGCCCCTGTGACAAACCCACTGAGCAGAGAATCCGAGAGGTACACGGAGACAAAGCCCACCTGGAAGAAGCCCATGGCCACCTGGAAGGAACCAACCACACACAACATGTCAGGACACAAATCCCACAGATTTTGTCAGCTgggataaaaaaacccaacattgTGCACGGCCCTGGAGGACCAGGCATGGTCCGAGCAGGGAGAAAATTCTCCCTGtattcaaagtattttaaaaatatattataatatatattatataaaataaaatattattaaaatactaaatagtatattataaatataattatattaaaattatataaaatataatatttatatttataaaaatataaatataattatatataatatatattatatataagatatataatatacgatatatgatatataatatattatatttaacatatataatatattacatatatattttataccaatataatatatatacatacatatatatatacatatatacatatatacatatatacatatatatatataattattatatactCCCTGTATATAAAAGTATTCCAACCAAACTTTTTGGGAGATCTTCATTCCCTGAACAAATGTTTATTATCTGCTCTGCTAATTACCctggtggggaaaaaatgaagaaaaatccaaaccccaCATTTGAAATACTGCCTGCTTTTTGCCATTTCTCTTTCAGTTCCTATAAACTCTGTGAACTTTGCAAGgatctaaaccttccctgctGGCCTTTGTCTGCCTTGCACTGGAGTTCAGAGCCTGCAATAAAACCACAGCTTGTGGGGTGACAACTgtcctttgcactgcagaaAGTTTGGTGCCTCTGACTCAGAAAGTCTGTGAGCTGCAAACTCCTCTGCTGCAGATCATAAAAACAGAGATAACTGGGAACTCCATAAGAATCTCACAGAATTACTGAAGATAAGGCAGGTCTGGAACTGCACTGGCTGAAATCAGCTCACAGCTCTCAAAGGCTCCCTTATAGCCTTGATAATTAATTCAAGGTTGTTCTAAGCTTATCTAGTTAGTATTAACTGGTGTgagaagattttctttttattatttgattGCAAAGTTTCTGATATAAAGAATATGTAATTTtggttgaaaaaaataaatttgaggGTGTTGGCCTGTAGAGAATATGCATAATATTCAGAGGGACTGAAGATAAAGTGATCTGATTTCTTCAGATAAAGAAACTTAACTGTATTTTCACTTGCAAAGACTATTAAGTGCAATTCACAAACTGcacccatcccacagggatgaAAGATGAAACCCAAAAATCCAGTGTAGCCTGGGAGGCCCAGgatatttctgaaataactCAACAGGAACTTGCAGTACAAAAAGTTCCAGTTTGTGTCTAAAACCTGTGTTTTAAAGTGTCACAAACATGTTTTGCTCCTCTCCTATATATTTTGATTGGCTGTCACCCTGGACAGATGAGAACAAATGAATGTGAACTCACAAACTCAAATACCACAGCTCTGCAGTACTGCTAAAATTAATCCCATTCTGGTTAATGTATAAGACTCTAAAAACAAGGATACCTGCTTTAATTTAGGCAAGCAGTGAattctagaaaataaaaagagatatgtaaatataaaatatttgtatccTCTCAGTAGAATCCTTCCCATGCAATAGCATTGTTTTGGCTTCAAATGGGCAAAcagcaaatttttaaaagcacatttacaaataaaaggaaactgGAGATACTTTTACTGTCCAAATTTTTCTTCGTTAAAGGCAAACGATTAAAGACTGGAATTAGGAGATGATAC from Zonotrichia leucophrys gambelii isolate GWCS_2022_RI chromosome 13, RI_Zleu_2.0, whole genome shotgun sequence carries:
- the SLC26A2 gene encoding sulfate transporter; translated protein: MTAMTETNHIHELMEGPEGDDAKCSFHHTMFLEPQEKKRNMKALLVKRAKETCSCTPAKIKDCVLGFFPILQWLPKYNFREYLLGDVMSGVIVGVLLVPQSIAYSLLAGLEPIYGLYTSFFSCIIYCIFGTSRHISVSIFGVVCLMLGQVVDREVERAGYQLEAAVPSALPGPGGHGNGTGNGTEPLCDSGCYAMAVAATVTFISGVYQVAMGFFQVGFVSVYLSDSLLSGFVTGASITVLTSQVKYLLGLDIPRSGGVGSLITTWINIFRNIHATNICDLITSFLCFLVLVPAKELNERFKSKLKAPVPVELFVVVAATLASHFGKLKENYGSSISGHIPTGFLPPRPPVWTLIPSVALDAIPIAIIGFAITVSLSEMFAKKHGYSVRANQEMYAIGFCNIIPSFFHCFTTSAALAKTLVKESTGCRTQVSGMVTSLVILLVLLVIAPLFYSLQKCVLAVITIVNLRGALRKFRDLPKMWRLSRVDTVIWAVTMAATALVSTEIGLLVGVCFSMLCVIFRTQRPEAPLLGWVAESETYESLSAYKNLQTKPGVVVFRFEAPIYYINKECFKSTLYKQTGVNPAWVKAARKKAEKRKLKQKEEGSGDKQSSLPVDLGSEPVGFHTIVIDCCAVQFLDTAGIRTLKEVCKDYRDIDVHVLLAQCSPSVRSSLLRGEFFQQGEDQLLFHSVHQAVDFALGTQGHGAPKK